In Antechinus flavipes isolate AdamAnt ecotype Samford, QLD, Australia chromosome 6, AdamAnt_v2, whole genome shotgun sequence, the sequence AGAACTTGGGCTTTTATACCTATTGTTAGTTAACATTTTTACCAGcaaaaatagcaaagtcatttttgTAGCCTGaggctaattaaaaaaaaataacaagtaatTCTTTGATTTCTGGAAAAAAAGCAATTGTCTGCATGAAACTTCAAGAGACTTGACAGGGTTAAAGGGAATGGTGTTATCTGGTCATCAGAAAAGATGGAGATCTTAGAACTATCTCCAAGAATATCATGAGGGTACCTAAAAAGGGGCTTACTGTTCTCTGTTTCCACTGAGAGCAGAGCAAAAAGAAATGGACTTAAATGACTAAGACTTAGGTTAGATCAAAGAAGATTTATTCATTGTATGTCAAAATTTGAATATTGGTCATagaacttttttatctttttacaaaaagaatcatatgaattttatatgattttaaatctAAAATGTTCTCCTCTTtgttaaaaagttaaaaggaaacaCCTCCCACTCTTTGACAGGGGGGTATTAAGTTacagatgcagaatgagataGGTATTTGCAGATATGGTCAATGAACAGATTTGTTTTGCTgtactatacatatttgttatataaGGGTGGACTACAAGAGGGAAAAGATGTAGGGGGTAGTGATAGTTGTCCTCTTAATCTCCCCCCAAAATAGCAtctgttaaacattttaaaatgcacagaaaaaaaaatagaaggatatATAAACAGAgtacttttatttttgatttgttaaatttatgtatttatgggtcatacataatatatatttcttaaaaacaaactatAGCTGATGGAATTAGTTTCTTATACAAagttttttcattatcttttccatacCAAAGTGTTCATTATTGttaaattcacaataaaaataaaaattgtaaaaataagtaATTCAAGTTAGAAATTGGTATCAGATACTTTCCCTGCCTTAGCTCTCTAGGAttcttcaaatttatattttcagaataaaagccaaaaaaagtacagaaatagatagaaacagagcacttctatttttactttgttgaatttatgtatttatggatcatatatatattatatatatatatgtatgtatatatatatatatcttaaaaagAAACTGTATCTGATTGAATTAGTTTCTTAtacaaaactttttcatttttttatatcaaaatgTTCATTACTGttaaattcattataaaaataaaattataaaaacaagtaATTCAAGTTAGAAATTAGTATCAGATACTTTCCCTGCTTCAACTCTATAGGATTTTTCAAATTTATGCTTCAGAATAAAAGCCAGATAAAAGTAGATTTTCATAGTAATAATCCTATAGGGGTAATAGGGTTGGATAAATTAATAGGATTGCATTTTGGCATTTCAACAGCTTTATAATTTAGATTAAATGGATGCAGAAATCTCTCTTAAAGAATGCCTCAGCAAATCAGAGTTTTCACTGAGCTGAAACAGTTGATAAAGGACAGTTTCACTTATATTAGTTACTAAACCACAAGAGCCGGCTGGATGAAGTAGAACCAGCTGCCAGATTCATTTTCACATAGATTGTATAACTCAAACATCCTCCAAAAATGTAATTGGGCTACTGTACCATACCACATCGAATAggtcaataaataataaatagctagTGATAATAACCACAGAACTGTGCTGTCTCTCCCCCAGATGCCCATAGCAATGGGATCATAACACCACATcccattttatttacttaaagagaatgacaaaaacagCAGAGTGTTCTCATGTACATATTCTGGCAGgcaggtatgtgtatgtgtagtatgtgctttaaaaaaaaatcttttaggtAGTTTAATACCATGTAAAGAAAGATGTTAGAAATATACATAAGAAATTGAATTGCAAAGAAATTATTTCTGAGAGCTGAGAACCATATGGTAGCAGAAAGAAGACTGGAactagaggacctgagttcagattctgatTCTGTAATTTTAGGAAGCTATTTCACCTTTCTGGGTCTGAGttttcttaagagaaaaaaagaaaggaaggaaggaagaaaaaaaggggaaaaggggaaaaggaggaaagggggaaagaaagaaagagaaagaaggaaagaaagaaaaagaaagaaagaaagaaagaaaaaaagaaagaaaggggaaaagaaggagggagggaggaagggagaaaggaaggaaggaaggaaggaaggaaggaaggaggaaggaaggaaggaaggaaggaaggaaaaaaggaaggaaaaaaggaaggaaggaaggaagaaggaaaaaaggaaagaagggaggaaggaagaaggaaggaaggaaggaagaaaggaaggaaggaaggaaggaaggaagggaggaaggaaggaaggaaggaaggaagaagaaggaaggaaggaaggaagggaggaaggaaggaaggagggaggaaggaagaaggaaggaaggaagggaggaaggaaggaaggaagggaggaaggaagaaaaagaaagaaaggaagaaaaagaaagaaaaaaaaaagaggctggcCTTTGtgatttttacagatttttttggctctaaatctatgactcttTGATCCTATGAATTACCAGTAAGGGATTTAATAAActtaagagaatttagaaattcaAACTGAAATCCATGGCACTAGGGTGGAGGAGGAGTACTGACTTTGAAAAGGACTTCCATTCCATTTCCAGCTCTGCTCCTTATATTCCTCTGTGACCCCAGTCAAGTCACTTCCCCACCTCTAGGAGAGGAGAGCTAAGGGTGATGATCTTTCCAGTCCTTGGTTCTACAACCTTATATAAACGTATCCCTGTTTAGACAGAATTGGGCAGAAACTCTCTTTAGCATTGCAGTTATTGCCCAGGATGACAAGGGTGAGAGCCTACTATCCATTTAGGAGTGAAGTTGACCACCAGGTAATGGGGAAAAAACAGGATAGATATATTGAGTTTGGAAGGAAATGCAAGATACTACAGACTAGAGCCAGATGGAGTCTAAGATATaatttcttacacacacacacacacacacacacacacacacacacacacacaatgaggAAACAGGTTCCTTCAACTCAACTGATTGTCCAATATCACACAGGTAAGGGGAAGAACTAAGGCCCCAATCTGGATCACCTCCTATTCCACAGTTCATCATTCATCCATTCTGGCCCTGCCACAGTCCCTCTCTGATACTGATGGAAGTTTTAGTGCTTCAAATGTCTCTCcttaattttattctaaaaaatgaacaaacaaacaaacaaacaaaaaaaaaaaaaaaaaaaaaaaaaaacaagaaggagACAAAATCTCTGCTGTCCCCAGAGAAAAACAATTGTCTGTCCCCATGCTAAAATCTTTGTTGTGGAACACTAcataacaaaaaaatcatttgattcttCTACGGCTATATAATGAAACCCTTAAGTTGCCTGTTCATAAAAGCACAAATACAGAATGTTAATGAACTGCTAACTACcaaactcctttatttcaagtatTAGTTTTCTTAACAATTTCTATTTTAGGCAGATAACAAATTTTGTctgaaaatttaaacaaaagtTGCAGGCAAATTTTATAGGTAttcataaatgttaaaaatgatggGACAgcttagtgcagtggatagaacaccagccctagaggacctgtgttcaaatccaatctcagactcttgatatttactagttatgttaccctgggcaagtcgcttaatccagatcatctcttccccaccccaccctacTCCCTAAAATGTTTACTTCATAGGAGCTACATGGTGccatgaaaaatggaaagaactctggCCTTTAGGATACCTTCATACTTAATAGCTCTAAGACTAGGGCAAACCATTTTATCTCTTTGAAGATAAAAATGTATGTCTTCACTGACATGAAGATATTTCtttgtgaaattattattattactgacatagaaaaaaatgcttatggaattgaaattctaaaaatcttgaaaaaacttcaaaataggattcatttaatttttataatctttaagGAAATGCATAACATTGGACAACTATCTTCTATTCTcaaattcctttatatttataaagaataatttgCTGCTGGGGTATATAATAAAAGTTAAGGTTTATGTTGCATTAACAAGAATAGTAAATTCTCATTAAGTCAAAACACAGGGGACAAATACAGAAacagacttacatcaactgactTTGCATTATCTAATATCAAAAACAGTATGAGGGCAATTAGTAAACTGGGGAAAAGCTGTTGTTTCAAATTATGAACTACCCAGAATAGGTTGAATTTGGCTAAAACCTAAAtcattaaacattatttttgcaatgctggaaaacaaaatagaaaagacaggATGAATTTAATCCCCGATTTTCACTTCTATGTTAAGAATCATATAATGTGAAAATCCTTCTTCTTTTCAATCCAAATAATTAAAGACTCCTGAGCTCATTCTCCAAACTAAAGGTGATTTGGTGTCCTCTAGTAGTTCTCATTCAGATAGGGACAAAGGAACAAAGGAATCCCACACTAGAACATGGACAAAAGTTGGAAAAAGGGGAAGAACTGCATGAAAAGATGtggaaagataaaaacaattatCCAGATAGCTCcaataaaatatctaaaacatattctttttaataagaaaatgatGGTGTTAACGATATATTCAGAGAGCTAAGTCTGGAAGACATAAGGTGCTTCCATTGGTGTTTATTGAGTCTTGATTTTATGTTTTGAATTCTGAAAAGAAACTCCAATTGTTTGAAGGGGAAGTCTCCAGACTAACCAGTTCTTGTTAGTTCTAGATAGTTCTTGCCTATCTTTGGAGATCAGTCAAGATTAGGCATGTTCAGGACTACTATACACATATAGGTTCAGGAGATAGAAAGAAGTATACCCTTGAGGAAAAATGGATGAGTGTCTAAGAGAGCAGCATGTGTACAGGGTATTCATGATGACTGTTTAGACCTCAGAATAGTTTGGGAGTACATTTGGGTTAACGATGCTCTTAGCCATAGAATACAATACCACTTcacataaaaaaatcatttcctccCTACAAAAATGAGTATCAAAAATATGGCCtaattatcttaacatcaaagaCTCTATGATGCCGTTGGTCTGTCATTGGCTAAGCATTGCTAGGGCTTTGAATTTTGTTTCGCTAGGTCAACTTGGGCACGATTGATCTGGCAAAATTAAAATGCCAGAGTCATTGCCCAAGCACTAAAGATTTGGTTTTAAATGCCAGGCcatatcataatttcttttttcacattttaaattaaCATCTCATTATCATGTTTTTTTGGCAGCAAATTGTACAGATTGCAAATAGACTGGACTGGAAATTCCACCGGAAATTAAAACAGTTGTAGTTTAGATGTAAAATACTGAGTTTTGGCTCACAATGTTCCATTAAAATATCCTAAATgactttaaacttttttaaaccTAAAAAATGGAGCTTAGAACGATTTGCAGAAAGACCCTGGTGGTTCTTAAGATGGTGTTTGGGACAGACAAAACAAATGCCAACAGCAACAAACAATTTAATCGTATGTGTCTGATATGGTAAGTGTCAATTAGTAAGAAGTTTGTCCATTGTTAATCTTGAAAGACCTACAAAATGTCAATCATGGCTccctgttttttctttaaaatttctcagAAGTTTTTAATGGTCCTCTATGAGAATATGGCCCACCCAGTCATTGATGAATAGATATTATCTCCCTAAAGATGGAAAGATTTCCACACATGGGTCATTATATATGTATGGAgacattttaatgttattttttcagctgtctacatgaaaaaaaaaaactttttttgatttACTTTCTTACTAGTTAGTCATAAAAAGTTATTAGTTACAACATGATCATTTTGCAGAGGTATACACTGTCAACGAGGTAATATaatgaagtgttttttttaatctaataaaaaCCAAATCTGAAAACACttaaaatatgtctttttttcccaCACAGGTCACTGATATTTTTCCTATCTTAGATTGGGCtccaattaaatatattttcaaaatacttcccaaatgggattttaattttcactagttttcagaaattttaatgaattaaaccGCAACTCATttcatagctaaaaaaaaaaaaaaaagatgtcatatGAGAGCTGTTACAAGTATTTGTGAGTCCTAGATTCTATAGCTGAGCCCCAGCTACTCTAAATCTACTAATTCTGTCACCCTACTAGTCTGATTTCATTCCAAATTTCAATGTCCTTCCTTTTCGTGCCTATTATTGACCAATCTCTTGCTTGCTTTTGGACATTTTTCTCTCCAGCCTATAAATGGATTAGCTACAATCTGATATCGGTTATTTCTTTTTCAGCTTTCTcccatgtctgtctgtctttctctctccctttcccgcccccttctctctttccctattttggaATAGCCAGCATTGCAATCTTCCCTTAAATTGTGATGGAGATAGGTCATCACTAAAAATACCAAATGTACTACTCCCTCTCAGCTCTTTGGATCTATAGCCAAATGCAATGGAACTTCCCCAGACTTACTAAAGTAGCTGCCGGTGATTGTTCGAGCAATGGCTAGGCTAACAAGCCAGGGAGTTGCAGTGGTTTGCTGGGGTGAAGGCACACATTAGCAACGGCTTCAGCAGCtgtttggggaagggggagaaacaCTGTGGCCAACTGGCTACAGATGGTAAGGGATGGTTGAGAGTCAGCCTGAATTATGAGGATAGGCCCAAACtgaatttttataaagaaatttattactATCTCTAGACCTGGTCCATGGAGGGTCTGAGAAAACATGGTATTATAGAACATAATGGGCTCTGCAAAGAAAACAGCTGGAACGTGTGAATAAATGGGCATAAATAATCGGGTTGTATATTCATGGAAATGTCAAGGAATGATAATTGTCCCTAAAATCTCTCTCAGTCTTCCAAGTTTCACCTTGCCCAAATCTGACTCGAGCCCGTCTCTGCAATGACTACTCATGTCTAGCATCTCATTCAAAAAGATTAATAAGGACATTAAATGATGTCTTTTGTTTGAATCTTATAGTGGGTCCAGAAGCAACAGGGGAATAATTGGGAATTCATTCTGGGAGCGACCAGAtctaatttttctcattcaatatatCTTAACCCTCTTCAATGATGATTAAATGTTTTAATCCGTAGCTTAAAACATAAAGTTAAAGTTTAGGGAAAGAAGACATATTGACTTGACATTTGCCTAAAGGTAAGCAATATTATAAAGTTGAAGatagatttaaatgattttttttaaagctaaaagagaTCGGTAGTTATTTTACTAGAGGGTCCACCTTGGTTTTAGTTCTTCtgatctacaaaatgaaaaaaaaaaaagaaagaaaaagaaaatacaacatATTCCTTTAGAATGAAAAGAATCTTCATGCTGCTTACAATTGCCTTCTGCCTTTGCCTCTCTCTTTGCTTGGCCCTTTCAGACTCCCGTTTCTCATACTCTTTGCGGTACTCTTCCCTCTTCAGCTTTTCGTGCTGATATTCTTCATAGCTGTCATACCTGGGAAACACAACTGAATCATTAAATCAGGTACTTCAATTTGCCAGTGCACAATGAAGAATACATTTCTGGGCATCTCGTTATCGAGAGACAGGAAAGGGAGGCAGAGGAGGAAAAGCAAAGGCATCGTCACCTGGGCCTACGACCGTAGGGCGATCTGGAGCGTGACCTTGCGTATAAGGGAGAACTGCGGTGTCCCCGGTGTCTGCAGTGGCTGGACTCATAGTAGTAACAAGATCTGCAGgggaggaaaaaacaacaacgaCCAAAAAAGCCATTTGCACCTGCCACGGAGCCGGGGTTTATCGGCACTCCCGAAGATTCTAGAGCTACATCTTACATAAATGGGCATTTTCCTCCTGCCTACCGGGGAGATTTCACAGTGACAGTTTGTGATCATCTAGTCAGCTTAAAGGTCTGGAGTGATGTGTTCTCTCTCAGCGTCTCTTATTGATGTTAACACTGAGCACCAGGTCTGGTACATTGTCAGCTTTATCCTGCCTGGATCTCAACTATACTGGCATAGGGCAGCTCTCCAGGTAATGGAAAAAGTTAGATGAGCAAGTTTCTTACAAATTGCTCTCTCTGATCTGACTGGCTCTACGTGGCGTGTTCAGGCTGGAAGATttaagagaagaggaggaggacgtGAGCGCAACAACCATCTTGCTAGCTCTGGCATCTCTCTGCCATCGGTGGCAAGAAATGGAAGAGCTATGGCTTTCGAATGCTTCTGACTTGGGGCCCAATCGATTCGTgagtattttgtttgtttctaactCGGTTTACCTTGAAGAAGATCTGCTGCCTGGTGACCTTGATCTTGACCTGGAATATGGAGATCGGGAACATGACCTGTGTCGAGAAAAGGACCTTGATCTAGAATGTATCCTTTGGGATCTTTGAGAAAATAAGGATTTGGGTGGAGACACTGAATCTCTACATGGAGAAttaaaagaagagcaagaaggtGATATATCAAACAATGAATAGGATTGTGTCCCATCCCAAGGGTAACTGAGTTTATCACTTTCATCTTCACTGTCATCAAACAGACCATCCATAGCTAGTCCTGAATTTATAAACATAGGTAGTTTGGAGAATTGTTCGTTACTAAAATCACTGTTCCTCAGTTCACTGGTCTTGTCTGCTTCATCATCAAAAACAGCTTGACTGGGATGACCAAAGTGCTTGTTCAGCTCAGCCCGGATTTCCTGGTCTTGGAGCTGTTTTCTGTGGCCGCATGGGGAACCCTGCTTGCTCGCCTGAAAAGTCTCTCTTGTGTAGCACTGGTCTGAATCTGTGGAAGAATGAGTCTGCCCCTGACATCCAGGGGAGGCATCTTTAAAGTCTAGTTGTCTAGAGTCCTGGAGCTCCTGCGATAAATTAACGCGGATTTCAGTTTTTGCATTAATTGACTGACAGTAGTCATGGTCGCCAAATAGCCGTAAACTAGGCCGTTTCGCCTTTCTCTCCTCGTGTCCGCTGGATAGTACTGAAGTCTTGCTGAGCTGAGCGTACAGCTCCGATTGTTCCGGACCTTTCTTAATGGGATTATTTACTTGGGTACCCGAAGATTCGCTATAGCGGGGTTTCTTTGAAGGTGGCACACTGGTTTTACAGGATGACTTCTGCTTTGGAGAAGTCCTAAAAGGATTATCTTGATTAGCTTTATGAGGAGGAGTCGTAGGTGGAGTTAGGcctaggaggagaaaaaaagagtgagacagaaagaaagatgcGCTCTTTTGGAAGTCTCGCTTTTTGTAACTCTTCAAATAAGAGTCCGAAATATGAAAAGGGGAAGCGACTAAATCCGTAACACGATCTGGAGAAGACAATAACAACCACTCGTTTATCCTAATCCACTCGCACCAAAAATGGATACGTCTAAAGTTGGCCAGAGAGCAGGCTCTGTCACAGTATTCCGTACTTCAAACACCAATGCTAACAGTACCAATCCTAGAACACATTAGCGTATTACCTTTTCAACAGCATCGCTTGTGCTATTTGGTCAAGGACATTCTGAAAACGGtgacatagaaaataaatgtagTAGAACTGGGGGAATCCCGGAATAACCTTGCTGGAGTTGACATGATAAAGGTATTGTATTAGATGCTTGAAGCTCAAGGTTCTTtgtcaaaataagaaaatgaaccCTTGcagccaaaataaaaataaaaaagcagagagagaaagagagagagagaaggaaggaaggaagaaaaaaacaaggataaaaacaaattattagggggaaaaatgaaacagaCACTTTCAAAATAAGTTCTGTATACTAATATAAGGAACCAAGGCAACTCCACAACTTGAAGGCAATGATTCTTTGTCTCCACAGTTCATTAACTTAGTAAACCATGGCTAATGTAGGTATAATACATTCTTGTAAGCATAACTAATACATTCTGTCTAAAATATGGTTCTGCAACAGAAAACTAAGTGAATAGTAACACTAAATATTGCAGCAGCAGTGAGCCATTTTATTTAGAACTGAACATTAGTGATTGTTGTAAGGCTGAGGGATAGAAACTTAACTGAGCTTCAGCgactaattaaataaataaaaagatgatttaagaaaggggagaaaatggtTCAGAATGTTAACTTTCTCGCAGAATGACAGGAAGCGATGTCACCGGTGTCTCTAGGAGATTCTTTATGACAAGGTGGCA encodes:
- the PPARGC1A gene encoding peroxisome proliferator-activated receptor gamma coactivator 1-alpha isoform X5: MPDGTPPTQEAEEPSLLKKLLLAPANTQLSYNECSGLSTQNHANTNHRIRTNPAVVKTENSWSNKAKSICQQQKPQRRPCSELLKYLTTNDDPPQTKPTESRNSNKDKCPSKKKPHLQSQPHHLQAKPTSLSLPLTPESPNDPKGSPFENKTIERTLSVELSGTAGLTPPTTPPHKANQDNPFRTSPKQKSSCKTSVPPSKKPRYSESSGTQVNNPIKKGPEQSELYAQLSKTSVLSSGHEERKAKRPSLRLFGDHDYCQSINAKTEIRVNLSQELQDSRQLDFKDASPGCQGQTHSSTDSDQCYTRETFQASKQGSPCGHRKQLQDQEIRAELNKHFGHPSQAVFDDEADKTSELRNSDFSNEQFSKLPMFINSGLAMDGLFDDSEDESDKLSYPWDGTQSYSLFDISPSCSSFNSPCRDSVSPPKSLFSQRSQRIHSRSRSFSRHRSCSRSPYSRSRSRSPGSRSSSRSCYYYESSHCRHRGHRSSPLYARSRSRSPYGRRPRYDSYEEYQHEKLKREEYRKEYEKRESERAKQRERQRQKAIEERRVIYVGKIRADTTRTELRDRFEVFGEIEECTVNLRDDGDSYGFITYRYTCDAFAALENGYTLRRSNEPDFELYFCGRKQYFKSNYADLDSHSDDFDPASTKSKYDSLDFDSLLKEAQRSLRR